The Candidatus Eisenbacteria bacterium genome contains a region encoding:
- the rpmJ gene encoding 50S ribosomal protein L36, translating to MKVRSSVKKICEHCKIVRRKGVIRVICKRNPRHKQRQK from the coding sequence ATGAAAGTCAGAAGCTCGGTAAAGAAGATCTGCGAGCACTGCAAGATCGTGCGTCGCAAAGGCGTGATCCGCGTGATCTGCAAGCGCAATCCGCGGCACAAGCAGCGTCAGAAGTAA